The following are from one region of the Salvia hispanica cultivar TCC Black 2014 chromosome 1, UniMelb_Shisp_WGS_1.0, whole genome shotgun sequence genome:
- the LOC125211754 gene encoding SUMO-conjugating enzyme SCE1 has protein sequence MSGGIARGRLTEERKSWRKNHPHGFVAKPETLPEGTVNLMVWHCTIPGKAGTDWEGGYYPLTMQFSEDYPSKPPKCKFPQGFFHPNVYPSGTVCLSILNEDSGWRPAITVKQILVGIQDLLDTPNPQDPAQTEGYHMFIQDPIEYKKRVRQQAKLYPPLV, from the exons ATGTCCGGTGGAATTGCGCGCGGGCGGCTGACGGAGGAGCGAAAGTCATGGCGGAAGAATCATCCACAT GGTTTTGTGGCTAAACCGGAGACTCTGCCTGAGGGTACAGTGAATTTGATGGTGTGGCACTGCACGATTCCTGGTAAGGCCGGG ACTGACTGGGAGGGTGGTTATTACCCACTCACAATGCAGTTTAGTGAAGATTATCCAAGCAAGCCGCCGAAGTGTAAATTCCCTCAAGGCTTTTTCCATCCTAATGTGTACCCATCTGGAACTGTTTGCCTCTCAATTCTTAATGAAGATAGT gGTTGGCGCCCAGCCATCACAGTGAAGCAAATTTTGGTTGGTATCCAAGATTTGTTGGATACGCCTAATCCACAGGATCCAGCTCAAACTGAGGGATACCATATGTTCATCCAG GATCCAATTGAATACAAGAAAAGGGTTCGGCAACAGGCGAAGCTGTATCCTCCTCTTGTCTGA
- the LOC125202697 gene encoding protein RER1C-like produces METHADGSTTTTASAASTSSAISQWKFAVSQRFQHFLDKSTPYLLYRWTVFLCIALMYGLRVFLLQGFYVVSYALGIYSLFGTQKSSAPLSAASPNSNSG; encoded by the exons ATGGAAACACACGCAGACGGTTCCACCACCACGACTGCCTCCGCGGCGTCGACTTCTTCCGCCATCTCGCAGTGGAAATTCGCAGTTTCGCAGCGGTTCCAGCACTTCTTAGACAAGTCAACACCGTACTTGCTCTACCGTTGGACCGTCTTCCTTTGCATCGCATTGATGTATGGCCTCCGAGTCTTCCTGCTCCAGGGTTTCTACGTGGTCTCCTACGCCCTCGGCATCTACTCCCTATTCGGAACTCAGAAGAGTTCCGCCCCTTTGTCCGCCGCCTCCCCGAATTCAAATTCTG gttga